The following are from one region of the Cytobacillus firmus genome:
- a CDS encoding sirohydrochlorin chelatase, whose translation MKAVLYIGHGTRSKKGAAEANLFIESVMKKVDAPIQKLCFLELTEPYIKEGFEHCVREGATEIVIVPLFLLAAGHIKQDIPEELAPLIEKYHGIIVKMADPFGVQDTILDAIAELVTANAQPISPLDSVLIVGRGSSDPSILRAFDSIKNGLSERLRVTDVQVCYLAAAAPSFQDGLNSICQKARGNVMVIPYLLFSGLLLSEVVREVNKKVKAGYSVNLTDTLGKHTAIQNLVAKKANGEVNENAAVIH comes from the coding sequence ATGAAAGCGGTCCTATACATCGGCCATGGCACACGTTCCAAAAAAGGAGCTGCCGAAGCAAACCTTTTTATCGAAAGTGTTATGAAAAAAGTCGATGCTCCCATTCAAAAGCTTTGTTTTCTGGAATTAACTGAGCCTTATATTAAGGAAGGCTTTGAACACTGTGTCAGGGAAGGAGCCACAGAAATTGTCATTGTGCCTCTATTTTTACTTGCAGCGGGACATATCAAGCAGGATATTCCTGAAGAACTTGCTCCTTTAATAGAAAAATATCACGGCATCATCGTAAAGATGGCGGACCCATTTGGAGTCCAGGACACGATCCTAGACGCCATTGCAGAGCTTGTTACAGCAAATGCCCAGCCAATATCTCCTTTAGATTCTGTTTTAATTGTGGGAAGAGGCAGCAGTGATCCTTCCATTCTTAGAGCCTTTGACTCTATCAAAAACGGACTAAGCGAGCGCCTCCGTGTGACAGATGTGCAGGTCTGCTATTTGGCCGCAGCTGCTCCGTCCTTTCAGGATGGCCTTAATTCCATATGCCAAAAGGCAAGAGGCAATGTGATGGTCATCCCTTATCTATTATTCTCGGGACTTCTGCTAAGTGAGGTAGTAAGAGAGGTAAATAAGAAAGTAAAGGCAGGATACTCTGTGAATCTTACTGATACACTGGGGAAACATACGGCAATTCAAAACCTGGTCGCTAAAAAAGCGAATGGAGAGGTGAATGAGAATGCAGCCGTTATTCATTGA
- the cobA gene encoding uroporphyrinogen-III C-methyltransferase, with translation MTGKVYLVGAGPGDPDLMTVKGMRCLQEADVVLYDRLVNRELLNFAKKEAQLVYCGKLPNHHVMKQETINHLLVKYAKKGLQVCRLKGGDPFVFGRGGEEAEECANQDVPFEIVPGVTAGIAASAYAGIPVTHRTLSKSFAFVTGHQAGNEEAEHQWAHLAHAVDTICVYMGVSHLPNIVKNLIQNGKSPQTPIALVHWGTLSEQRTVTGTLATIENKVKESNITNPSMIVIGNVVAMHHKINWFEEEIVPNLPAVQG, from the coding sequence ATGACAGGAAAAGTTTATTTAGTAGGTGCCGGACCGGGTGACCCTGACCTGATGACTGTTAAAGGAATGCGCTGCCTGCAGGAGGCTGATGTCGTTCTGTATGATCGTCTCGTAAACCGTGAACTATTAAACTTTGCGAAAAAAGAAGCCCAGCTGGTGTATTGCGGCAAGCTCCCCAATCATCATGTGATGAAACAGGAAACCATTAATCATCTGCTCGTCAAATATGCGAAAAAAGGTCTTCAGGTCTGCCGGCTGAAAGGCGGAGATCCATTTGTATTCGGCAGAGGCGGGGAAGAGGCAGAAGAGTGTGCCAATCAGGATGTGCCATTTGAAATTGTGCCTGGAGTCACTGCAGGGATCGCGGCATCTGCTTATGCGGGGATTCCGGTCACACACCGGACCTTAAGCAAAAGTTTCGCATTTGTCACAGGACACCAGGCAGGAAACGAAGAAGCTGAGCACCAGTGGGCCCACCTGGCACATGCAGTCGACACGATTTGTGTATATATGGGTGTGTCCCATTTGCCTAATATTGTGAAAAACCTTATTCAAAATGGGAAATCACCTCAAACACCGATTGCCCTCGTTCACTGGGGAACCCTTTCAGAGCAGCGGACCGTTACTGGCACGCTTGCTACTATTGAGAACAAAGTGAAAGAATCAAACATCACAAATCCAAGCATGATCGTCATTGGGAATGTAGTCGCCATGCACCATAAAATTAATTGGTTTGAAGAAGAAATTGTACCTAATCTGCCTGCTGTGCAAGGATAA
- a CDS encoding precorrin-2 dehydrogenase/sirohydrochlorin ferrochelatase family protein: protein MQPLFIDLTNKRIVIAGGGRIAFRKAKTLDGENAHITFVAPDFSDELLHLAHQRGYELIQREASPDDFKNAFLSILATNEREANHALAKSLDSGQLVCVVDEAGEGNVIFPAAVRRGPLQIAVTSNGASPKLTRMLKKQLDEQYDESWTGYSEFLGKCRDYIKQISIPPSEKNELLAELLDDRYRLSEDERERKWTHLQSLA, encoded by the coding sequence ATGCAGCCGTTATTCATTGATCTAACCAACAAGAGAATCGTGATTGCTGGCGGAGGCAGAATTGCTTTTCGAAAGGCGAAAACACTAGATGGAGAAAATGCCCATATCACTTTTGTTGCTCCTGATTTTTCAGATGAGCTTCTTCATTTAGCGCATCAAAGAGGCTATGAACTCATACAGCGGGAAGCTTCCCCCGATGATTTTAAAAATGCTTTTTTATCTATTTTAGCCACAAATGAACGTGAAGCTAACCATGCTCTGGCTAAATCGCTGGATTCAGGTCAGCTGGTTTGCGTGGTCGATGAAGCAGGAGAAGGAAATGTAATCTTCCCGGCAGCTGTAAGGCGCGGCCCTCTTCAAATCGCTGTCACCTCAAATGGTGCAAGCCCAAAGCTGACCCGGATGCTCAAAAAACAGCTGGATGAACAATATGATGAAAGCTGGACAGGATATTCAGAATTTCTGGGAAAATGCCGTGATTATATTAAACAGATTTCTATCCCTCCATCGGAAAAAAATGAGCTGCTTGCCGAACTCCTGGATGACCGTTATCGCCTTTCAGAGGATGAGAGGGAACGCAAATGGACACACCTGCAGTCATTAGCATAA
- the cysC gene encoding adenylyl-sulfate kinase, translating into MTKSTNITWHDAAITKEDRRAQNGHGSVVLWFTGLSGSGKSTIANAVSHELFRQGINEYVLDGDNVRHGLNKDLGFSEADRNENIRRIGEVAKLFVDSGKIVTTAFISPFRSDRETVRALFEEGEFIEVFIDCPLEECERRDPKQLYAKARRGEIKDFTGIDSPYEAPESPEITVRSDQYTVEEAVGKIVAHLREKNIL; encoded by the coding sequence ATGACAAAGTCAACCAACATCACCTGGCATGACGCGGCAATTACGAAGGAAGACAGACGGGCACAGAACGGCCATGGAAGTGTGGTCCTCTGGTTTACCGGCCTATCAGGCTCAGGCAAATCAACGATTGCAAATGCAGTATCCCACGAACTGTTCCGCCAGGGCATCAATGAATATGTCCTGGACGGCGACAATGTGAGACACGGCTTAAATAAAGATCTTGGCTTTTCAGAGGCAGACAGAAATGAAAACATCAGGCGCATTGGGGAAGTCGCGAAGCTGTTTGTAGACAGCGGCAAGATCGTTACAACAGCTTTCATTTCTCCTTTCCGGTCGGATAGAGAAACTGTCAGGGCGCTGTTTGAAGAAGGGGAATTTATTGAAGTCTTCATTGACTGTCCACTCGAAGAATGCGAACGGCGGGATCCAAAGCAATTATACGCAAAAGCCAGACGCGGGGAAATTAAGGACTTTACAGGAATCGACTCACCATACGAAGCACCTGAAAGCCCTGAAATTACGGTCCGATCTGACCAGTACACAGTAGAAGAAGCAGTCGGTAAGATAGTAGCCCATCTGCGGGAAAAGAATATTTTATAG